The proteins below are encoded in one region of Brassica napus cultivar Da-Ae chromosome A6, Da-Ae, whole genome shotgun sequence:
- the BNAA06G13780D gene encoding uncharacterized sugar kinase slr0537, translated as MVAEALPNSHEAPPVVLGLQPAALIDNVAPVDWSLLDQIPGDRGGSIPVQKDELEHILKELDTHVTAAPLKKMAGLSVGFGVATGIIGAYGDDEQGQLFVSNMGFSGVSISRLRKKKGSTGQCVCLVDDSGNRTMRPCLSSAVKIQADELSKDDFTGSKWLVLRYAVLNLEVIKAAIGFAKQEGLSVSLDLASFEMVRNYRSELRQLLESGNIDLCFANEDEAAELLRGEEEAGPEAALEFLSRHCNWAVVTLGSKGCIAKHDKEVVQVPAIGETIATDATGAGDLFASGFLYGLIKGLPLEECCKMGSCSGGSVIRALGGEVTPENWQWMHKQLQLKSLPVPDIRN; from the exons ATGGTAGCTGAGGCCTTGCCCAACAGCCACGAAGCTCCTCCAGTGGTACTTGGACTCCAACCAGCAGCTCTTATCGATAACGTCGCTCCCGTCGATTGGTCCTTGCTCGATCAAATTCCCGGTGATCGTGGTGGCTCCATTCCC GTGCAAAAGGATGAGTTAGAGCACATACTGAAAGAGCTTGATACACATGTCACCGCGGCTCCGTTGAAGAAGATGGCTGGATTGAGTGTTGGGTTTGGTGTAGCGACGGGGATCATCGGGGCTTATGGAGACGATGAACAAGGGCAGTTGTTTGTGAGCAATATGGGTTTCAGTGGTGTTAGTATCTCAaggttgaggaagaagaagggttcTACTGGGcag tgtGTTTGCTTGGTTGATGACTCTGGTAATCGAACAATGCGACCATGTCTCTCCAGTGCTGTCAAGATTCAG GCTGATGAATTAAGCAAAGATGATTTCACTGGCTCTAAG TGGTTGGTCCTAAGATATGCAGTTCTTAACTTAGAAGTAATTAAAGCAGCTATTGGATTTGCCAAGCAAGAAGGTCTTTCTGTTTCTTTGGATTTAGCTAGTTTTGAG ATGGTCCGGAATTATAGATCAGAGCTGAGACAGCTTCTGGAGTCTGGTAACATAGATCTTTGCTTTGCTAACGAGGATGAAGCAGCTGAGCTGCTAAG GGGCGAAGAAGAAGCGGGCCCGGAGGCTGCTCTTGAGTTCCTAAGCAGGCATTGCAATTGGGCTGTGGTAACTTTAGGGTCTAAAGGATGCATTGCAAAACATGATAAGGAG GTGGTACAAGTACCAGCCATAGGTGAGACGATAGCAACTGATGCCACTGGAGCAGGTGACTTATTCGCAAGCGGGTTTCTGTATGGATTGATAAAGGGATTGCCTTTGGAGGAATGTTGCAAAATGGGATCATGCAGTGGGGGATCAGTCATCCGTGCTCTTGGAGGAGAAGTAACCCCAGAGAACTGGCAGTGGATGCACAAACAGTTGCAGCTGAAGAGCTTACCTGTTCCTGACATTCGCAACTGA